The DNA region CGGGTGGTTCCGATGCCGAACGGGCTGTTTGAGAGGCAGCAGGGGGGGCAGTTGGTCCAGTCGGAACATACACTGTTTGTGTGTCGGAGTGTTTTCAACCAGTACGTGGTGGAGAGGGAGATTAACTTTATCAATTTGTTGATCCGGACGAATAGTGAGGATTTGGTGGGTAGGAAGACGGAGCGGGATGATGGATTGGTGAAGATTATTTTGAACAAGCAGAACGTGTCGGTGCTGTTCCAGGTTTGTCCGTTTGAGGGGATGGCGCCGAATGTGATTTTTGTTAAGGAGAATCTGTTCCATGGGCTGGTGGAGCGTTACAAACTTGGTGGGGCGTTTTGTGGGAAGCTACAGCGGATTCCGGAGCAGCAGCACCTGCCGCAGGTGGCCACTAAGGCGAACATTTTCCTTTATAATACGCCTTATGACCTTTCTGCTGATATGGTGGACTTTATCATGGGACGATACTTTGAAACGCCGAGATTGCTCTACCGGAACTATACGTATCAGGTCATTTTGGACGAGCGATTCCTGGGGAACACGTTCTACACGAAGAACTTTTCAATTTTCGCCCATTTGCGAAGCTTGTACTTCAAGTGCTTGAACCTGGAGTCGGCGGAGAACAGTTTTGAGCTGTTTGCGATCGTGTGTAAAAATTTGACCAACCTGCATCAAACGACGACCTACAACAACTTTATACCGCCGCAGAAACTGGACGGAGATACGTTCCGACCCGTTTGTCCGCTGGGACTGCGCAAGTATCACACAGAGTTACGATCCTCGTTGACGGCCTACCTCAAACAAGAGAACAATTCGCTGATCGAGAACGCAATCTACCCGATCTTCATGCTGCAGGGCGAACGTGGCATCGGCAAGTCCTCGGTGCTGCGATCGGTGGCACACGAGCTCGGCATTCAGATATTCTACGGCGATTGCAGCGACATTATGACGTCGATTTCGTCCCAAACGGAAACGAAGCTGATTTCTGCGCTGAACAAGTCTAAAATCTGCGAACCGTTGATCATTGCGCTGCAAAACTTTGAGATCTTTGGTGTTGACAACGAGGGACACGAAGATTTGCGGATTCTGGCGACGTTCCAAGCGGAACTGCACACGCTGTTCAGCCGGAAGTACTCCCATCCGGTCGTCATCGTGGCTTTGGCGAACGAAAAAGACTCAGCCAGTAAAGCTAAGCTAGCAAGTCAGTTTTTAGACGTGATCAAGTTTGCTCCTCCAACGGCTTCCGAGCGTTTAGAATTACTTCGCTGGATCGGCGTCAAAGAAGCCGCCAACCTTCCTAAATCACAACTGGCGAAGATCGCCGACCAAACGCAAGGCTTCATATTTGGCGACTTGAAACTGCTCTACTCCAAAGCACTCCAAGCGGCCTGCAAAGACCCAAAACTAACCTCAACTCACTTCGAAAAAAGCCTCGAAGAGATGCAGCAATCGTTTTCGGACAGCCTGGGCGCGCCCAAAGTCCCGAAAGTGCTCTGGTCCGAAATCGGCGGCCTCGCAAAGCTCAAAACCGAAATCCAAAACAGCATCGGCCTCCCCCTGCGCCACAAGAAGCTCATGGGACGGAACATGCGCCGCTCGGGAATCCTCCTCTAcgggccaccgggaaccggtaAAACCCTGATCGCCAAAGCCGTCGCAACCGAGTGCAATCTGAGCTTCCTGTCGGTGCAGGGTCCGGAACTGCTCAACATGTACGTGGGACAGAGTGAGCAGAACGTGCGGGAAGTGTTTTCACGGGCACGATCCGCAGCACCGTGTGTGCTGTTTCTGGACGAGCTGGACTCGCTGGCGCCGAATCGGGGAGTTTCCGGAGATTCCGGAGGCGTTATGGACCGTGTCGTGTCGCAGATGCTCAGCGAGATGGACGGGATATCAAAGGGGTAagggaacgaaaaaaaaaatcaatttatttattagttTAATAGTTCAATAGtttatatattaaaaatttgaaaaaaaaaaacaaaaattcaataattttattattttacaatttaataatttaacaatttgataatttaataatttaaaaatataataatttaataattcaatgttgtaataatgtaaaaatttaaTGATCTAATAACTcaattaattaataatttaataattaaataattcaatgttgtaataatgtaataatttaatgatttaattattcaatgatttaataatgtaataatttaataatgtaataatttaataatgtaataatttaataatgtaataatttaataatttaacaattaaataaactaataatttactaatttaataatttaacaatttaataattcaattatttgataatttaacaatttagcaatttaataatttaataatttaatgatttaataatttaataatttaataatttaatattttaataatttaataatctaataatttaataatttaataatttaatgatttaataatttcataatttagtaatttaataatttcataattttataatctaataattcaattatttaatattttaataatttcataattcaataaattaacaatttgataattcaataattttacaatccaaaaatttaataatttgatactttaattattaaataatttaatattaatttaataatttaatattaattgaacaatttaatactaatttaaattaatttaataattcaatgatttattaattaaataaatttatcaaatcgTGACCAATCGCGTATCGAAAAATTACGATCGATCAATTCTAACAATCTTCAAAATTCTTCCAGCACCGACCCCAGCCAGCAGATCTTCATCCTAGCGGCCACCAACCGGCCCGACCTGATCGATCCCGCCCTCCTTCGGCCGGGACGATTCGACAAGCTGCTGTACGTCGGCCCGAGCAGCTCCGCCGAGGACAAGGAAAGCGTACTGGCGGCCATCACGCAGCGGTTCCACCTGGCCAAGGGACTCACACTGCGTCGGATCGCGGAAGGTCTCAAGCAGGACATGACCGGGGCGGATTTGTACGCGATCTGTTCGAACGCGTGGTTGAGTGCCGTTCGGAGGACGATTCATGGGGGTGGGAAGGGGAGGAATGGTAAGGTCGGGGAGGAGGGGGACGGCGTGGAGGACGGGTTGAGCGCGGAACAGGTCGTGGTCAACGAGGGTGACTTTAAAGCGGCCATGAAGAAGTTTATACCGTCGATTAGTCCTGCGGACATGGAGTACTTCAATCGGTTGAGGAGTAATTTTAGCGTGTAGAAACGGGGGACGGGTTTTGGAGTGGCCTTAGTGGCTATCACCGAAAACATTTGGGTGAggaaggttattttttaaagttttttaggaaagaaagttttatttaacagttgaaaatgtttactttcATTCTGTTAGTGAAATATCACCTCTAGCACTTGCAAAaattgccaacatttcaaaatgacctaacaatttgattttagaaaaacatttgtTTGTTGAAAGATGAGGAAATTTTACGAAATATTCATTTTGGCATAGACTCAATATTCAAAGATTGTCAGTTCCCCTACTCAAGATTGTTTCGGAATCGGTTAAGGATGTTGACTCGTTGGTTGATGTTTGTAGAAAGAGGGCGAACAGACGTTCGTTTGGTTTGTTTGCATTCTTTTTCATAGATGCATTGCTGGTCACGTAGGCAGAGCTGCCAACGTATGATATTCTTGACAGATGTCAATTGACAGGATGGAACACCTACCGCATCGTACGAGTTGTTCTGGTTTCTC from Culex quinquefasciatus strain JHB chromosome 3, VPISU_Cqui_1.0_pri_paternal, whole genome shotgun sequence includes:
- the LOC6038988 gene encoding peroxisome assembly factor 2; amino-acid sequence: MPLNRDKLTRLLLYCCRLRFRRYPAFYFPVFAFLEALRKLSNEIRLRSATFRVVPMPNGLFERQQGGQLVQSEHTLFVCRSVFNQYVVEREINFINLLIRTNSEDLVGRKTERDDGLVKIILNKQNVSVLFQVCPFEGMAPNVIFVKENLFHGLVERYKLGGAFCGKLQRIPEQQHLPQVATKANIFLYNTPYDLSADMVDFIMGRYFETPRLLYRNYTYQVILDERFLGNTFYTKNFSIFAHLRSLYFKCLNLESAENSFELFAIVCKNLTNLHQTTTYNNFIPPQKLDGDTFRPVCPLGLRKYHTELRSSLTAYLKQENNSLIENAIYPIFMLQGERGIGKSSVLRSVAHELGIQIFYGDCSDIMTSISSQTETKLISALNKSKICEPLIIALQNFEIFGVDNEGHEDLRILATFQAELHTLFSRKYSHPVVIVALANEKDSASKAKLASQFLDVIKFAPPTASERLELLRWIGVKEAANLPKSQLAKIADQTQGFIFGDLKLLYSKALQAACKDPKLTSTHFEKSLEEMQQSFSDSLGAPKVPKVLWSEIGGLAKLKTEIQNSIGLPLRHKKLMGRNMRRSGILLYGPPGTGKTLIAKAVATECNLSFLSVQGPELLNMYVGQSEQNVREVFSRARSAAPCVLFLDELDSLAPNRGVSGDSGGVMDRVVSQMLSEMDGISKGTDPSQQIFILAATNRPDLIDPALLRPGRFDKLLYVGPSSSAEDKESVLAAITQRFHLAKGLTLRRIAEGLKQDMTGADLYAICSNAWLSAVRRTIHGGGKGRNGKVGEEGDGVEDGLSAEQVVVNEGDFKAAMKKFIPSISPADMEYFNRLRSNFSV